The Aptenodytes patagonicus chromosome 10, bAptPat1.pri.cur, whole genome shotgun sequence genome includes a region encoding these proteins:
- the SNX22 gene encoding sorting nexin-22 isoform X1, with amino-acid sequence MIAVSIPAAEPQAAARSPDKAHTVFRVEVLCNGRRHTVAKRYSEFQALHKRIKKTCKVPDFPPRHVPNWMPKVLEQRRQGLELYIQGVLYHNEELPQDVLDFLKVRRCQQDPKASRPPTGHLPSQRPVVGFCTDPYVQPLGTDLFPNTVLSGVLQGLYIPPSCTPSQAVPQAPGLPGS; translated from the exons aTGATCGCCGTCTCCATCCCCGCGGCGGAGCCCCAGGCGGCGGCGCGCAGCCCCGACAAGGCGCACACG GTGTTCAGGGTGGAGGTGCTGTGCAATGGCCGGCGGCACACAGTGGCAAAGCGCTACAGCGAGTTCCAGGCGCTGCACAAGCGG ATCAAGAAGACCTGCAAGGTCCCCGACTTCCCCCCCCGCCATGTCCCCAACTGGATGCCCAAAGTGCTGGAGCAGCGCCGGCAGGGCCTGGAGCTTTACATCCAG GGTGTCCTGTACCACAACGAGGAGTTGCCCCAGGACGTGCTGGACTTCCTGAAGGTGCGGCGCTGCCAGCAGGACCCCAAGGCCAGCAGACCCCC CACCGGCCACCTGCCCTCCCAGCGGCCCGTCGTCGGCTTCTGCACTGACCCCTACGTACAGCCACTGGGCACCG ACCTGTTCCCCAACACCGTCCTCAGCGGGGTGCTGCAGGGCCTCTACATCCCCCCGAGCTGCACCCCTAGCCAGGCAGTGCCCCAAGCCCCCGGCCTGCCGGGCTCCTGA
- the SNX22 gene encoding sorting nexin-22 isoform X2, protein MIAVSIPAAEPQAAARSPDKAHTIKKTCKVPDFPPRHVPNWMPKVLEQRRQGLELYIQGVLYHNEELPQDVLDFLKVRRCQQDPKASRPPTGHLPSQRPVVGFCTDPYVQPLGTDLFPNTVLSGVLQGLYIPPSCTPSQAVPQAPGLPGS, encoded by the exons aTGATCGCCGTCTCCATCCCCGCGGCGGAGCCCCAGGCGGCGGCGCGCAGCCCCGACAAGGCGCACACG ATCAAGAAGACCTGCAAGGTCCCCGACTTCCCCCCCCGCCATGTCCCCAACTGGATGCCCAAAGTGCTGGAGCAGCGCCGGCAGGGCCTGGAGCTTTACATCCAG GGTGTCCTGTACCACAACGAGGAGTTGCCCCAGGACGTGCTGGACTTCCTGAAGGTGCGGCGCTGCCAGCAGGACCCCAAGGCCAGCAGACCCCC CACCGGCCACCTGCCCTCCCAGCGGCCCGTCGTCGGCTTCTGCACTGACCCCTACGTACAGCCACTGGGCACCG ACCTGTTCCCCAACACCGTCCTCAGCGGGGTGCTGCAGGGCCTCTACATCCCCCCGAGCTGCACCCCTAGCCAGGCAGTGCCCCAAGCCCCCGGCCTGCCGGGCTCCTGA